In Microbacterium pumilum, the following proteins share a genomic window:
- the acnA gene encoding aconitate hydratase AcnA yields MSTVDSFGAKSTLTVGSTDYEIFRIDTVEGYEKLPFSLKVLLENLLRTEDGANVTKEQIEALGSWDAAAEPDTEIQFTPARVVMQDFTGVPCIVDLATMREAVVDLGGDPTKINPLSPAELVIDHSVIADLFGTENALERNVEIEYERNGERYQFLRWGQTAFDDFKVVPPGTGIVHQVNIEHLAKVIYDRTVDGVLRAYPDTCVGTDSHTTMVNGLGVLGWGVGGIEAEAAMLGQPVSMLIPKVVGFKLSGAIPTGVTATDVVLTITEMLRKHGVVGKFVEFYGPGVASVPLANRATIGNMSPEFGSTAAMFPIDDVTLDYLRLTGRSDEQVALVEAYAKEQTLWHDAAVEPVFSEYLELDLSTVVPSIAGPKRPQDRIILTNAKAQFASDLTNYADVEHDLVDLEGSESFPASDPPGNSPDDEYSAHAHHHHSHAPEKGSKPTPVVLGDGQRFTLDHGAVTIAAITSCTNTSNPSVMLAAGLLARNAVKKGLKAKPWVKTTLAPGSKVVTDYYEKAGLTDDLEALGFYTVGYGCTTCIGNSGPLIEEVSAAVQQNDLAVTAVLSGNRNFEGRINPDVKMNYLASPPLVIAYSLAGSMNFDFETDPLGKDQNGVDVFLRDIWPDSAEVQATIDSSINKGMFDTQYAAVFAGDERWRTLPTPTGDVFEWDAASTYVRKPPYFDGMTMELTPVTDIAGARVLATLGDSVTTDHISPAGNIKADSPAGHYLDGHGVDRKDYNSYGSRRGNHEVMIRGTFANIRLKNQLLDGVEGGYTRDFTQEGGPQSFIYDASQNYQAEGTPLVIFGGKEYGSGSSRDWAAKGTSLLGVKAVITESFERIHRSNLIGMGVVPLQFPTGQTWTSLGLDGTEIVSISGLEQLNEGVTPKTVHVTAAPSEFSAPGKQPVEFDAVVRIDTPGEADYYRNGGILQYVLRSLV; encoded by the coding sequence GTGTCCACGGTTGACAGCTTCGGTGCCAAGAGCACCCTGACAGTCGGCAGCACCGACTACGAGATCTTCCGCATCGACACCGTCGAAGGCTACGAGAAGCTCCCGTTCAGCCTGAAGGTGCTGCTCGAGAATCTGCTCCGCACCGAGGACGGCGCGAATGTCACCAAGGAGCAGATCGAGGCTCTGGGGTCGTGGGATGCCGCAGCCGAGCCCGATACCGAGATCCAGTTCACGCCGGCCCGAGTGGTCATGCAGGACTTCACAGGCGTTCCTTGCATCGTGGACCTCGCGACGATGCGCGAAGCCGTCGTCGACCTCGGCGGCGATCCGACGAAGATCAACCCGCTGTCGCCGGCCGAGCTCGTCATCGACCACTCGGTCATCGCCGACCTGTTCGGCACCGAGAACGCGCTCGAGCGCAACGTCGAGATCGAGTACGAGCGCAACGGCGAGCGCTACCAGTTCCTGCGGTGGGGCCAGACTGCCTTCGACGACTTCAAGGTCGTCCCGCCGGGAACCGGAATCGTCCACCAGGTCAACATCGAGCACCTCGCAAAGGTCATCTACGACCGGACGGTCGACGGCGTCCTCCGCGCCTACCCCGACACGTGCGTCGGCACCGACTCGCACACCACGATGGTCAACGGGCTGGGCGTGCTCGGCTGGGGCGTCGGCGGCATCGAGGCCGAGGCCGCGATGCTCGGCCAGCCGGTGTCGATGCTCATTCCGAAGGTGGTGGGCTTCAAGCTCTCGGGCGCCATCCCGACCGGCGTGACCGCGACCGACGTGGTGCTCACGATCACCGAGATGCTCCGCAAGCACGGGGTCGTCGGAAAGTTCGTCGAGTTCTACGGTCCGGGTGTGGCATCCGTTCCGCTCGCGAACCGCGCCACGATCGGCAACATGAGCCCCGAGTTCGGGTCGACCGCGGCGATGTTCCCCATCGACGACGTCACGCTCGACTACCTGCGCCTCACCGGACGCAGCGACGAGCAGGTCGCGCTCGTCGAGGCGTACGCCAAGGAGCAGACGCTGTGGCACGATGCGGCCGTCGAGCCCGTCTTCAGCGAGTATCTCGAGCTCGACCTGTCGACCGTGGTGCCCTCGATCGCCGGGCCGAAGCGCCCGCAGGATCGCATCATCCTGACGAACGCCAAGGCCCAGTTCGCGAGCGACCTGACAAACTACGCCGACGTCGAGCACGATCTCGTCGACCTCGAGGGTTCTGAGTCGTTCCCGGCATCCGACCCGCCCGGAAACTCGCCGGACGACGAGTACAGCGCCCACGCGCACCACCACCACAGCCACGCGCCCGAGAAGGGCTCCAAGCCGACCCCGGTCGTGCTCGGTGACGGCCAGCGGTTCACGCTCGACCACGGTGCGGTCACGATCGCGGCGATCACCTCGTGCACGAACACCTCGAACCCGTCGGTCATGCTCGCCGCCGGGCTGCTGGCGCGCAACGCCGTGAAGAAGGGCCTCAAGGCCAAGCCGTGGGTCAAGACCACCCTCGCGCCCGGATCGAAGGTCGTCACCGACTACTACGAGAAGGCCGGCCTCACCGACGATCTCGAAGCGCTCGGCTTCTACACCGTCGGCTACGGCTGCACGACCTGCATCGGCAACTCAGGCCCGCTCATCGAAGAGGTCTCGGCGGCGGTTCAGCAGAACGACCTCGCGGTCACCGCGGTGCTCTCGGGCAACCGCAACTTCGAGGGTCGGATCAACCCCGACGTGAAGATGAACTACCTCGCGAGCCCTCCGCTGGTCATCGCGTACTCCCTCGCCGGGTCGATGAACTTCGACTTCGAGACCGACCCCCTCGGCAAGGATCAGAACGGCGTGGACGTGTTCCTGCGCGACATCTGGCCGGACTCGGCAGAGGTGCAGGCGACCATCGACTCGTCGATCAACAAGGGCATGTTCGACACGCAGTACGCCGCGGTGTTCGCGGGCGACGAGCGGTGGCGCACACTGCCGACCCCGACCGGAGATGTCTTCGAGTGGGATGCCGCATCCACCTACGTGCGCAAGCCCCCGTACTTCGACGGCATGACGATGGAACTGACGCCTGTCACCGACATCGCCGGTGCTCGAGTGCTCGCCACGCTGGGCGACTCGGTGACGACCGACCACATCAGCCCCGCCGGCAACATCAAGGCCGACAGCCCGGCGGGCCACTACCTCGACGGCCACGGCGTCGACCGCAAGGACTACAACTCCTACGGATCGCGCCGAGGCAACCACGAGGTCATGATCCGCGGCACGTTCGCCAACATCCGGTTGAAGAACCAGCTGCTGGACGGCGTCGAGGGCGGTTACACGCGCGACTTCACCCAAGAGGGCGGCCCGCAGTCGTTCATCTACGACGCGAGCCAGAACTACCAGGCCGAAGGCACGCCGCTCGTGATCTTCGGGGGCAAGGAGTACGGCTCCGGCTCGTCGCGCGACTGGGCGGCGAAGGGCACCAGCCTGCTGGGCGTCAAAGCCGTCATCACCGAGAGCTTCGAGCGGATCCACCGCTCGAACCTGATCGGCATGGGCGTGGTGCCGCTGCAGTTCCCGACGGGACAGACCTGGACGTCCCTCGGCCTCGACGGCACCGAGATCGTGTCGATCAGCGGTCTCGAGCAGCTCAACGAGGGCGTCACACCGAAGACGGTTCACGTTACGGCCGCGCCGAGCGAGTTCTCTGCCCCGGGCAAACAGCCCGTCGAGTTCGACGCGGTCGTGCGCATCGACACGCCCGGCGAAGCCGACTACTACCGCAACGGCGGCATCCTGCAGTACGTGCTGCGGTCGCTCGTCTGA